Proteins encoded in a region of the Falco rusticolus isolate bFalRus1 chromosome 12, bFalRus1.pri, whole genome shotgun sequence genome:
- the PNPT1 gene encoding polyribonucleotide nucleotidyltransferase 1, mitochondrial: MAATTSCRRVALGGLAVGGGAAARWRRLLVPDGCVRRLPGPGPCRTVTVDVGDRKMELSSGKLARFADGSAVVQLGDTAVMVTAVSKTKPSASQFMPLVVDYRQKAAAAGRIPTNYLRRELGSTDKEILTSRVIDRSIRPLFPVGYFYDTQILCNLLAVDGVNDPDVLAINGASAALALSDIPWNGPIGAVRVGLVDGETVINPTRKQMSSSTLNLVVAGAQQNQVVMLEATAENILQQDFCHAIKVGVKHTQQIIQGIQQLVKERGVVKRTVQKLFLAPEEIVECANKLASNKIYAVFTDSSHDKISRDEAINKIRLETEEQLKEKFPEAEPFEIMESFNVVSKDIFRNLALNEYRRCDGRDLTSLRDIKCEVNMFKMLHGSALFQRGQTQVLCTVTFDSIESSVKSDLISTAVSGIKDKNFMLHYEFPPYATNEIGKVTGMNRRELGHGALAERALKPIIPQDFPFTIRVTSEVLESNGSSSMASACGGSLALMDAGVPVSSAVAGVAIGLITKCSLEKGDIEDYRLLTDILGIEDYYGDMDFKMAGTNKGITALQVDLKLPGIPIKIVMEAIQQATAAKREILQIMNQTLAKPRPNRKESGPVVETIHVPLSKRLRFIGPGAYNLKKLQAQTGVTLSQLDEETYSVFAPTPSAMHEAREFIHEICKDDQEVNLEFGAVYTATITEIRDSGVMVKLYPNMTPVLLHNSQLDQRKIKHPSALGLEVGQEIQVKYFGRDPTDGRMRLSRKILQSPATTVLKTLPDKNSVVLGGTVPQSSTSSQ, encoded by the exons ATGGCCGCCACCACGAGCTGTCGCCGCGTCGCCCTCGGCGGTTTGGCTGttggcggcggggccgcggcgcgATGGCGGCGGCTACTGGTGCCGGACGGCTGCGTgcggcggctgccggggccCGGGCCCTGCCGCACCGTGACGGTGGATGTGGGGGACAG AAAGATGGAACTGTCTTCTGGAAAGCTTGCGAGGTTTGCTGACGGATCTGCCGTTgttcag CTAGGTGACACAGCAGTAATGGTCACAGCAGTCAGTAAAACTAAGCCTTCTGCATCTCAGTTTATGCCATTAGTG gttgaCTACCGtcagaaagctgctgcagcaggaagaaTTCCTACAAACTATTTAAGAAGAGAACTTGGTTCCACTGATAAAGAAATTCTTACAAGCAGAGTAATAG atcgGTCAATCAGACCACTCTTCCCAGTGGGCTACTTTTACGATACACAG ATCCTTTGTAATCTTTTAGCAGTAGATGGTGTCAATGACCCTGATGTTCTGGCAATTAATGGAG CTTCTGCAGCACTTGCATTATCTGATATCCCATGGAATGGTCCTATTg GTGCAGTAAGGGTAGGACTGGTTGATGGAGAAACTGTCATCAATCCAACTCGAAAACAGATGTCTTCTAGTACTTTAAATTTAGTTGTTGCTGGAGCTCAGCAAAATCAAGTTG TTATGTTGGAAGCAACTGCCGAGAATATATTGCAACAAGACTTCTGTCATGCCATCAAAGTAGGGGTGAAGCATACCCAGCAGATAATCCAGGGAATTCAACAACTAGTGAAAGAACGGGGTGTTGTCAAGAGAACTGTTCAGAAGTTATTTCTTGCTCCTGAAGAGATTGTGGAATGTGCAAATAA actTGCTTCTAACAAGATCTATGCGGTGTTCACAGATTCTAGCCATGATAAA ATTTCTAGAGATGAAGCAATTAACAAAATACGGcttgaaacagaagaacagttgaaag AAAAATTTCCAGAGGCTGAGCCTTTTGAAATCATGGAATCTTTCAATGTGGTTTCAAAGgatatttttagaaatcttgCTCTGAATGAATATAGAAG GTGTGATGGGAGAGATTTGACTTCGCTCAGAGATATTAAATGTGAAGTGAACATGTTTAAAATGCTTCATGGATCAGCCTTATTTCAGAGAGGTCAAACACAG GTTCTCTGTACAGTTACGTTTGACTCTATAGAATCAAGCGTAAAATCAGATCTTATCTCAACAGCAGTGAG tggaataaaagataaaaacttCATGCTGCATTATGAG TTTCCACCTTATGCAACTAATGAGATTGGCAAAGTTACTGGTATGAACAGAAGAGAACTTGGACATG GTGCACTGGCAGAAAGAGCTTTGAAACCAATTATTCCCCAGGATTTCCCATTCACAATACGAGTTACATCTGAAGTCTTAGAGTCAAATG GGTCCTCTTCAATGGCTTCTGCGTGTGGTGGAAGTTTGGCATTAATGGATGCAG GAGTTCCAGTATCAAGTGCAGTGGCAGGTGTAGCAATAGGTCTCATTACCAAATGCAGTCTGGAAAAAGGAGATATTGAGGACTATCGTTTGCTGACAGACATTCTG GGAATTGAAGATTACTATGGTGATATGGATTTTAAGATGGCGGGTACTAATAAAGGAATAACTGCCTTGCAG GTTGATTTAAAACTGCCAGGAATACCAATAAAAATTGTAATGGAAGCAATTCAGCAAGCTACAG ctgcgAAGAGGGAGATTTTACAAATTATGAACCAAACGCTGGCAAAACCCAGAcctaacagaaaagaaagtggaCCAGTTGTAG AAACTATCCATGTTCCATTATCAAAAAGATTAAGATTCATTGGTCCTGGGGCCTATAATTTGAAAAAACTTCAAGCACAGACTG GTGTAACTTTAAGTCAGCTGGATGAAGAGACATATTCTGTGTTTGCCCCCACGCCTAGTGCTATGCATGAAGCAAGAGAATTTATCCACGAAATCTGCAAAGATGAT CAAGAAGTTAACTTGGAATTTGGCGCAGTTTATACAGCTACAATAACTGAAATAAG agaTTCTGGAGTAATGGTAAAATTGTATCCAAACATGACTCCAGTGTTACTTCATAATTCACAACTTGATCAAAGAAAG ATTAAGCATCCTAGTGCCCTGGGATTAGAAGTTGGACAAGAAATTCAG GTTAAATACTTTGGACGTGATCCAACTGATGGTAGAATGAGGCTTTCACGTAAAATTCTACAGTCACCAGCCACAACTGTTCTTAAAACCCTACCTGACAAAAACAGTGTTGTCCTGGGAGGTACTGTTCCACAGTCATCTACTTCATCCCAGTGA